aaacaaacaaattcaTTACTTGTATAATAAGAATAAGGTCTAAATTTGCATCTAACATTTTTGGAAAGTGAAAATATACCTCTAACATAAGAAATCGTAAAATGTCCGCAACGTTTACAACGTAGAGTAATTTTGGACCAAGTTAGCCTTTGATTTCACCCATATGGGCTAGGCTTAAAAAATTGATGCTCTACTCAAATTAAGAGTACCCCATTTTGACCTTAAACTAAGACTTCAAAAATATAGTGTCCACATATAAAGATAGAGGGGTGAGAAGAGACAGAATCACTCATATATAATTAGCCAAATAAACAACCAACACCAAATCCCTAGACAACAAAATTACTTCCTCAACAACTTACTAGCTAAGCGCATAGACAAGGAGGCTTGAGGATGCCCCGACGGGTGTCGAAACCATCAAGCAAAGGCGGGGTGCATCCTCAAAACAATCTATCAGGCAACCTAGCCTTGGGATGGACTGCCTTAGTCGGTCTCCCCTCCCTCGTTccatgaaaacaccaaaaatcTCCTTCCAATCAGTCACACCTTTAATATTCAGCATTGTCAAACATGAATGCTCAACGAACAATTATAATCAAACATCGTGATCAAATATTATAACTGGGTTTGGATATAGGAAATGTTACCAGGAAGAACTACATTGATTTTCTCCTCTCTTCAAACAACTATAGTTGTCGGAATTAGAAATCACCTTCAAGCCATGGCgattctcttctcttctcttctcttagGACAGAAAGCATACCTTTAAGAATCGCAAGTTCCTGTGTAGACAAGAGTTTGCTGACACAAGCTTATGCATACAATCTCGGAATACAAAAACTTCACCTTTGTCCATTAGAACATTTAGCTTGTCAATTCTGGTACGCACACTCATATTCCTATCTATGGCAATTCAAAACACAGAACAGAATGATGTATTTCTCACTTCTACCACTATTTGCACAACTATGCTTATGTTCTCCAAGAATCAAGGAGAAAGCACATAGTCCCTTGGACAATCAATCAGTGAAGATCCCAAACAACTAAAATCCCATTTGCACTCAGAGAAACCATTTAATCCATGTAACCCATTTGTAACTTGATCAAACTAAATTCCATTTTTTGACATCCTTATTAACAGCCACGCATCCATCAAGCCATTGAATGATTTCATTAAGACATAAATCccattaaaacattaaaaaatataaaatatattatacaagtAACAAAACCTATATTTCCACTCTCTTCCTTTCTGTTCCTCTGCTGTAACTTGTTGTACATATAGCAGCAATTGTAACAAGATTACTTGATTCTGATTCTATCAAGATTTAAGCTTTTCTTTTATACATGCAAACTTTTCCTGTAAAGTTATTGTGGTTGTGGAAGTTCAATTTTACTCTCATAATACAAAATACTCTAATTTCACTCCCCAAGGTAGAAACTTGGGTCATAAACCGAATCAAATAAAACCGAACTGAACAAAGAGGCATTTTGAAACCAACACTTTTTTATCGGACTATCACATGGTATTGAGCAACCCATAGAATAGAAAACAAATCACTAACCCGGTCACTGTTCTGAGTATTTCTTTCAGTTGATCCAAATATCAATAGAGGGCTATTGAGAATTTAGAAGAAAGGTAGGGAGTAATAACAATTACCAAATTATTGTAGTCATGGAAACAGAGCAATTGAAAGCATCATGAGAATTAGATAAGTTTTCCtaaatgaaaattcaaaatttgcaCACTTTAACAAAACAAGTAAAAGAAGGTAATTTCTGTTGAGTTCAGCACCAATTATCAttcatatattaaataaaacagTGATTACAAACATGAACTATTTACTAGTGATGGGGGGTATGCATCCTACAAAAATCTGATTCATTCTGCACTTTGCCATATTTCACAGTCAATGACCTCAAATAGGTTTTTCTTTTGGTTAGAAAATAAAGAAATCAACACCTAATATCTAATAACATCCATTGAATTTATCATACAATCAGCAGCATGTTTTGCTTCAATTTTAGTTAGTCTCAAATCAGTTCCCAAAATAACATCCATTGAATTCAATACTAATATCATGTGAAACACAAATTAGCCCACCAAAACCATTATTAGTAAAGTTAAGACTATCCAAAGAACTATTTAGCTATTTTAATTGCAAaggaaaacttacttcttctcCATCGAGCACCGAGCTTTTGCCTTCCTTGATACCAAGATAGAACTCCAACAACCCAGGGAGTTCATCTATAAATTGATCAATATATTTCTCCCGAAAATTCTTCTCACTTATCACTAAGTGCTTAAACTCCTTCATCCCTTTTATCAGCTTCTTTGACTCCAAAACCTTCAAAACATGATATCTGGGACGAACTCTTTTTTCAGTAGAAAACCCAAGTAGATTGGGATTTACAATTATAGTTTGATGCTCCAACTTCATAGTATTAAAGTAGAAATTCAGTGTCTTCCTAATGTTCTCCTCTGAGTAACCTAAAGATTGTGGAAATCGCTTGAAAGTTTTTAGAATATCGTCctcactaaatcccatacttttCATCACCTCAATTTTCTTCTTCCAAGTTGACTCACTCATTTGTATTATCACTCTAAAAACATGTACGAACATTGTATCAGTAGTTTCAAAGCCCagatttttaacaaaattcacAGCATTAATCAACCTTTCAGGATTTTGGAAGATAGATCTTGGATGCAAGGTTAGAAACCTCTCCACAACATGAGCAGGAACTGCCTCTTTCATTAAAGCATCAACATTTGGTTGCAATAGaatcttcaactttttaatcaATAACCATGGTGCGCGCTTAACAACCACCAGAACTTTCTCATCACTATCTAAAAACAACCTCAAGAACTGAACAGCCGGTTTGATTTGAGAAGCTAAAGAGACTCTGGTAATATCCGGATTAGACAAAATGATATGGGGAAGTAGCTCACCTTCAAATCCAATTTTGACGAGGTACTCAAATTTGGGTTTGAGATTGTTGTGAATTCTGCAATTGAGAACTTGAGGCCGTTTCACGATCAATTGGGCGACATGGTGTCGCTGAAATGATGAGATTTAAAGAGTTGAAGTACGGATTGAGGCTTTTGTGGAGTCTTGTGGTTGAGCTGAAACTTGTTGGAGACAGATAGAGCCGATTTAAACGAAAGGCCACATGAATTGATGAGGAAATCAACAGTAAAAGATGGTGAAGAAGTTGCAGTTGTGATGGGTAATGGTGGAACAGAAGAAAGCGTTGAAGAAGAATGAAGAAAACGTAATCTAATGAAATGATTAGCCATTAATGCGAATTGAGAAGCTAAGAACTGAGAACGGATGAGGATCTAAAGCAGAAACTAGGGTTCAGCTCAGCCACCGTCTTCCTATTCAATTTCAGGATGGTAATTTAAGATTTGATATTGAATCATACTTTGGTTTATTTGCTTTGGTAACTCTTGTTCTCAATCTTTCTACTTGTGCAAAAAACCATAGAAAAtcattttaattgattttctaaTTTACCAGTTTAAGTTACGAGTATAATGAAAAATaagtttcaaaataaaaataaaagaaaaatagctaCAAACTGATTTAATGTTATAGtgagaaataaattaattatagataatttttataACTGGAAAGAGCATTGAGCTCTATTCTGATAAATTATGAACAAGGTTGCAAGAAATATTACATGCCAGCTGGACGGAGACGAAGATGAATAGGAAATTAattggatttgtattttttaggtaataaaaaaatatgtattataatatctaaaaatcataatataaaatgatttaatataaaataattatttatatttataatatatattttaaattgtgccagtaataaattttaataatattattattgaaaCAATTCAAACAACTAaaattatgatataaattataatatttttaaagtcTTAAATCATATCTTAAAAAAAGCCGAATaaattttttggtttttttctttAACACTAGTTATGAATAACATAATTAATTTTAGTCTATTTATTAtgtgataaaagaaaattattaaaaatttgagCCAGTATGAGAAAGTCCTTCATTCACCGTgtcaattaaataattattaaaccAATCTATTCAAATTTTTCGTTAAACAATGATAAATGCGATCTTGCGAATAAAAAAATGTTAGCGataaaatttacaattttatacaTTAAGAATAAATTTACGCTTCTCCAAACATAATAAAAACATATTGACCTGCATTCCAAATTTTTCTTTATGAATCTGAAAATTATAAGatgcaattttatttctaattaatttcaataacaaaagagaaaaatattACAATCctaattactattttttttaaatgaaattggAGCTTTATTCAATATGTGTAACAATGTCTTGCATTAAAGCTACATCCAACCAATAAGGTAAAACTAAACTATCAAGACCAACATTGGAAAGTGAATGTTATGCAATTGCATGAACAATACCATTCGCCAATCTGTAAATCCTTATCAAAACTGGCTCAATCCATTCGAGAATTTTAAGGAGTTTCAGACCTTTTTTTCATCTGCACtccaagtgtttgatgaaattccTCAGAGGAAATTAGAGCCATCAAATTCCAGTTTGCAAGGAAAAACTGAAAATGTGTTGGACTTTCCTTCTCTAAGGAAGGGGGTCACTGTTGAAAAAGAGGGTCAGTTTGAAGCTCTGCAAACTTCAAATGGAAAATGTAAGCTCCTCCATTACGGAGTCATACTCTCTACCATGTCTCATCATTCCTTTAGATACTGAATCCAATATATTGAGATATCTTATTACCTTCTAGCATTGCAAGCAGCCCTTAGCCAAGGCAAATATGATAGGGAAGAATTACAACCTAAACCACCATTCAAATCCTTAATAACAACTACAATTTGGACCCGAAACAATCTGAAACCTAACCGGACTTTCACATCTCCAATCACCCATTCACTTTATGCCTAAAACACCCCAATCAAACCGAAACATCAGCTCTCAGTGTTCAACCAGAAAACTCCAGACAAATTATGTTTTGGTACCAATGTGAGCCTAGCCGCTGGTCAAACTATTGGGCCATCTTCCACTCATAGTTTTGCTGCTCTTATTGGTTTGTCATTGTCAAGGAGTGTGACTCCTTATCCTTCAATTGATGTTAAGGCTCTGAGCCTTTTGCACTACTCCAATTGGACAAGAGAGACCTTCTGCCCCTCATCATTTATTGTATCCGTTTGAAAGAGGGAAAAAGAAGCGGATGGAAGAAAACTTTGGCAAGAAGGATATCCTTGGAATTGGAGGTTTTCGAATGGATGCAACTTTCCAACATGAAGTTGAAAAACGTCTTTTGTTGTATTCCTTTATGCCAAAATTAAATGTTGCAAATAGTCTAAGCCAGAACAAGCCTGAGGAGCTTGTTTTAGTTTGGAAAACAAGGAAAAGAATGGCCTTAGGTGCGTTATGGGAGCTGGAATGCCTTCATGAGTACGAGTATTGTAATCGCAGGAATATTCCTTAGAATGTGAAAGCTGCAAATGTTTTGCTGGGATATGAATCTGTCATTCTCAAATTTTTCGTTGCATTAGGCCGTTCTGTTAATTTCATCCTTGTTATGTATGGAATTGCAGTAGCTACCTTGAGGATGCTTAGCACTATTGAATTTGGATTATCTCTTAATGAATATGGTCTTGTTAATGACAATATTGGAAGACTTATTGAGTTAGCAGGCATAAGCCACGTAATTCAAATTTTTAACGAATGCCCTTGATGTTGCTAGAAACACCACTGCTGTTATTATGAAGGGTCTTGCCATTGGCTTTGTAGCCCTTGTGTCCTCTGCCTTGTTCGGCTCCCTTGTTTGTTTGCTTCAATTTCAGCAGTAGATATGTTCATACCAAATATTTTCACTGTTTTGATTGTAGGTGCAGTCAAGGATTTTATACAGCTTTTCAACTACTTTAACTGTCATAAATTTGTCAATAAATGGAAATTGTTGATGAGAATTTTTTTCTACGGGCACTTGACAAATTTGGGCCTTTTGCAAGATTGAAGATGAAGTGGTCCAAAATAGAAAAGGAGCGATGGTAGTAGAGATATTATGCAATTTCTCCATTCAAAATAGAGTTACTTGTTGCCATTAGGAAGGAATGGTTGTGTATGAAAATGAGTTACTTGCTTTCATTGGAAAGGGAGGAGACCCACATACCATGAATGTTGATATGGCTATTGGGGTCAACACCGAGAGTACTGTTGGCGGAGGAATGATTACAACTATCAATTTTCATGTGCACTTCATAAGTCAAATGAGGAAGTTAACATGGGACATCACGAGGCCTCGACAATTGGATGTAGGATCCAATTGGGATGAAATTTTTGCATCATCACTCTTGGGGGAGTTAAAGGGCGACAAAACTAAGTGTCTAGCCTTCAATCATTATTGGTTATATTATGAGTTCAATGTTGATCACTATGGCAGTAGATTCATTCAACAACAACTCGACACAACCATAATTACTAAGAAATCAATGGGTTATCATGAATTTACGCCCCCGCCTCTTACTTTAATGACTAATGTGTTTGGTAAGCATGTAATTCATTAGTTCTTTGTAAATGGACTTCCTTCTAGGCGAAGAGAAATAGAGGGCAAGCTATCTCTTCAAGTTCTAATACTTAGCCTTCAATATATGGATGTCGAAGAGATACAAAATGCCATATAGCTGTTGATTCCAACCAGGATATTAAAATAAGTACAGAACTGAATGGCGTGGCAGAGCTGGACACTACTTGGGAGCACTCGTCTATATTGGCAGCTCGGTTCAGCCATTTGTACATTCTTGGAGACAATAATGAATTAAAGGGGGGAGTATTGTCACGACGTAGAGTAGGAATTAAAAGGGGATTAATGAGATATCATTTAGATAGTTATTTGTCTTGTTTTATTGCCTTAATAGCTATTTTGTAACCGCTGTCACGTCAGCACCAGTTTTTCCTATTTAATCTCTTCTTTAGCATTGTATGGATATTAGATGAATATTAATGAAAACTTCCTTTCTCTTCCCGTTTTGCTCTCTTCTCCACGCTCTGGGATTCTCTCCCAATctctctatttcttcttcttcttctctattcTTGTCTTCTCTAAACTCTATTATGCCCTAATTACTTCTGTCAGAAATCCCTATCAGTGTGTAACAGTTGTATGTTAATAATACACAAGTGTAATTATGGTTGTAAATTAATCCTCTCTATTATTAGGTGGTAGATGGACTCTCCTTAATTAGTCCTTTTAGAGCAACTCTAGTGGTTGGAGGGTTGCACACCCTCCAACTACTCCACCTCACCAATTTCTAACAACTCTCCCCAACACAACAACTCTAACAAAAAATCTTCTCTAGTGGTTAGTCACAATCATGGATCTCAcacgatataatatttaattttctttacttttaatcaattaatatattttattataataataaaaattattaataaattaatattaattgaataaaaaaatctaTCAATATTTaatagaataaatatttattggcTAGGACGTTTAAGAGAAAGGAGGTCCAGCTCCTCGGCTGGAGCAAACCGAGGGAAGGCATGGTTAAGCTTAACTCTGATGGCTCTTGTTTAATCGACGGGAGAATCgctgcaggaggggtcctgAGAGATGATGATGGCAGGTGGATCTCTGGTTTCTTTCAGAATTTGGGAATTGGATCTTCTTTCTCtgctgagctttgggggataTTTTCTGGCCTTAAGTTGGCTAAAAGTCtggggtgaagaagcttctggtgGAGTCCGATAACCTGGAAGAGGTTAATATGATTTCAAGCAACAATGCTATTTGTCTGAATAGCCAAAATTTGATCAAAGGCATTAGAAGAATTGGAGATTCCTTTGATTGTCTTAGCtttgctcatatttatagggagcaaaaccgtgtTGCTGACCGGCTTGCGGTTGAAGGGCACTCAAGGATGTTGGGGCTTTCAATCCTTTCTTCTCCTCCGTTGTTCATTTCTCCTCTAGTCTTGGATGATGTAGTGGGGGTCAGGTTTCccagactgatcccgggttaagcGTTTTGgcttgttgtttgtttttttctttcctttcctaccaaaaaaaatagaataaatatttataatttgaataatttatttaattggatttaaaaattaatatcataaatataatttattttctctTAGTTTTAATCGATTTTAATTAACAAATGTGCATTATATTAAggaaatatatatttgaaaaaaacGAACAAGGTAAATGCATTAAATTAAAAGGAAAACATGATCCAATTTTAGTTGACCGTGCATGTTTCTATCGCGAATTCATAAAATCCCTCGCGAGAAATAACATTAATATTTCGGTTGATATATAtgaaagaaattcaaaaactcAAATATGAGCATAGTGAAGCAAGGAACCCACCATTATTACTCTTTTATCTTCTCAAATTTCAAAGCCACGGCTCAAGGTTAGAAATTGTGCTCAAGGTTAGAAATTGCACTCCACGCTCCAACTACAAGTGTGTACACCATCTCGTGTTATTGGATTTCATGGGATTTGGGCTGGAAACTCGCCCAATTGAGCGACCCTCTTGCGTCTGACGACTATCACAATTCCTACTCTAATGGTTAGAAGTCTCTACAAAATTACAAACTGGTCCTTTTGGCAACCACTAGAGTTGCTCGTAATTAGCTCCTAGATAGTAGCAATCCAAGTTCAATTTTCTAGCACTCATTTTGTATAAATAGATGAAACCTTTCAATGATATGACACATTTCTTCTCTCTAAGACTGAATCCagattctctctctctaaaattgtCAATCCCTAATCGTGACAAACTTCCGGTCAATGACGGATCCAAAGGGGTTTAAGCACCCACTAGTTGCCGTAAAAGTCCATAGAAACCTTGTGAGGCGCTTCATAAAATGCATTAAGCAATAGACAACAAACACATCCATAACAACTAGAATTACTTCCTCAAGAACCCAGTAGCTATCATGTTTTACTTGAATATTCATCTAGCCTAATGTTGTAAACATTATCTGAGTGCAAAACAGAGtttgaaagagaaagagagcaAACTCATAGTTCATTCAGAAATTGGTACATGTAATGAAAATTGTCTCTCTTTTATTCCATAAGAAAACCAAAACATATAAGCTTCTTAAACACTTTAAATTTCAGGAAGTATTATTCATATTACAGATAACAAAGAGCAAATAACTCTTTCATGTTAGAATGTGGTATTGCCTATTGAATATCACCTAATCCtggatgaatgagaaattgcaAAATGCAGGATTACCCAACATCAAAACTTGAATTGGAGTTGGATATAACTTATAAGAAATAGAAATCAGCTCCTAGCCATGGTGATTCTTTTCTCCAAAATGGCCAACTTTTAGAATCTCAAGTTCTGTCCTTTGAGAACTCGTCTCGTTTGATAACATAAGCTTATGCATACAATCTCATAATACAAAAACTTCTACCTTTGGAAAATTCAAAACACAGAACAAAATGATGTATTTCTCACTTCTACCACTATTTGCAGAAGACGAATACCGAGTTCAAGAACACCAACTTGCATTTCTGGCTGAGTAATGGAGTTAAACAGTCAAAAACAATTCTGATGAGTCTATCCAACTTTAGACGTTTCACAAACCTCTTAGAATCACTCTTCTTCACAACCCCGATACCTGATATTGGCTATGCGACAACTAACTAGTGAGATACGTAAAAAGTtagaaactaataaattatttacccatacatatatatataaaagccaAACCAACAGGAAATACAAAAAAGTAAAAGAAGGTAATTTGTCTGTAACCCATTACTCCATAGCAGACTTTGTGAGTAGTAAATATACCAAAATTCTAATAGTCATTTGAAATGAAAGATACAGAATGAGTTGTCTGCCTTTCCTAACTAGCTGGGTAAGTGAGAGTAACTTTTAGAGTACCTAAAAACGAACACACAGCAAGTTTAATAAATGTATCATTCAAGTCAATCAAGAACCCATAAAATAGAATCCACGAAAATTCAAAACAGAAATTTCTATTCATTTTCTAATGCAGAGTCCAGATTTCTAATGGTATATAACCGAGTGGAGAGTCCAAATCAACACGGATATATATTCTAATGGTATAAATATAGAGTCCCTTCTTTTTTCCAATAACTATATATTAAGTTATTaactttaaaaaattataaaatataatatacaaGTAACCAAACCTCTTTCCAGTTCTCAAATGCAACCTATATTTCCACTCTCTTCCTTTCTGTTTCTCTGCTCTAACTTGTACATATAGCAGCAATTGTAACAAGATTTAAGCATTTCTTTTATACATACAACTTTAGAATCTCAAATTCAAACAATCACTTTCTGATAGAAAATAGTCTAGTCCATAGTAGGAATATTCTAGAAGGGGTGAGGTGTATGGGATAAGGGTATTTCGGGTATAAGATGTTAGTACATGTGTCTAGGGTATGAGGGATTAGTACCATAAGGAAGGGTTAGGGAAGGGAGAAGGGAAGGAAGTTTTACAATGTTGTTTCGCTGCTCATTGCTGTGGCTCTACCTAGTAGAGGGAGGTTTCTCCTGGGGGATTAGAACATTCGTTCTATCCATTGTTTATCATTGTTTATCTTCTatatatcaatatatatatcagcATTTCTCTTTTCTATTTTCATCTTGGTGTTTGAGTTCCTGTCACTTTCACTCCCCAAGGAAGTTCAATTTTACTCTCATAGTATAAAATACTCTAATTTCACTCCCCAAGGAAGAAACTTGGGTCATAAACTGAACCAAATAAAACCGAACTGAACAAAGAGGCTTTTTGGAAACCAAAACTTTTTGTATCAGACTATCACAGGGTATTGAGCAACCCATAGAATAGAAAACAAATCACTAAACCCGGTCACTGTTCTGAGTATTTCTTTCAGTTGATCCAAATATCAATAGAGGGCTATTGAGAATTTAGAAGAAAGGTAGGGAGTAATAACAATTACCAAATTATTGTAGTCATGGAAACAGAGCAATTGAAAGCATCATGAGAATTAGATAAGTTTTCCTAAaggaaaattcaaaatttgcaCACTTTGACTAGTGTTGAACTGATACTTGAGTTCAGCACCAATTATCATATATTAAACACTTAATACcaccctgaacttgtccaaaagcttgattgaccctctgaactttcaaTGTGCCCcaatagccccctcaacttgcataaaatgttcagttagccccctgaatttgcgcaaaatgtaatcaattgatcactcggttgcaaaaaaataagttaaatgcggaagatgtattgcaagcgtcttaaaaaaaagtaaaacaactaAGATTGGGGATATACGGTTTTAATATTAgcgaagacaagttttatagttgaacaattAATAgcttcctttttaatctatttttgaactatgtaataacattctaagatgcgtggaatacatcttccgcatttaatttactttttttttttttgcaaccgagtgatcaattgattacattttacgcaagttcaaggggctaactgaacattttatgcaagttgaagggGCTATtgggacactttaaaagtttagagggccaatcaagctttttggacaagttcacagagcaaatgatgtattaagcctatattaaaTAAAACAGTGATTACAAACATGCACTATTGAATATTGATGGCATGTATGTATCATATAAACATGATCTATAACACTCAAGTGAAATTGGAAAGAAAATATCAATATCATTGTATTTGGAAGAAGCAATGATATCATGATATCAACTGCTGCTGATGAGTAGCTTCTATTCATAAGAGGAGATTATCTCCTCTCCTCTCCTCTGTAATATGTCCAACAGCTCCTAAACCAATGCCATTTACTCAAAACATCACAGGGGTGACAGTATCTGACAAGCAAGCACAATTTACATAGACAACCCGATTGACACGACACAAATACGGGTCATCCTATGGAGACAAATACCACAGAGATCAACAAAATGAATATCCTGGATGCATACACACCATACTACATTAGTGATTACCTAAAGAAAGGTTTTCAGCGAAAATTATCATCCCATTAGCAGTATCTCCTATAAAGGTATAAGTATGCAACCGAGAGTTTTAAAATCAGTCCCGAAAATATATCCATTgaattcaataaaaataatatttgaaagACAAAGTAGCCTACCAAAACCATAATTAGTGAAGTTTAAGAATACTTCTGATTACTATAGATAGAACTATTAATCTATTTTCACTGCAAaggaaaacttacttcttctaAATCAAGCACCAAGCTTTTGCCTTCCTTCATACCAAGATAAAACTCCAACAAACTGGGGACTTCATCTATGAACTGATCAATatatttctccaaaaaattattCTCAACTATCTTTATGAACACTATCTCCTTGATCCCTTTTATCAGCTTCTTTGACTCCAAAACCTTCAAAACATGATACCTTGGACGGACTCTTTTTTCAATTGAATACCCAAGTAGTGCGGGATTTACAATTATAGTTTCAAGCTCCAACTTCATAGTATTAAAGTAGAAATTCAATGTCTTCCTAATGTTCTCCTCAGAGTAAGCTAAAAATTGTGGAAATCGCTTGAAAGTTTTTAGAATATCCTCctcactaaatcccatactctTCATCACCTCAATTTTCTTCTTCCAAGTTGACTCACTCATTTGTACCATCACTCTAAAAGCATGTATGAACATTGTATCAGTAGTTTCAAAGCCCAGATTTTTAAGAGTATTCACAGCATTAATCAGATTTTCAGGA
The window above is part of the Euphorbia lathyris chromosome 3, ddEupLath1.1, whole genome shotgun sequence genome. Proteins encoded here:
- the LOC136224927 gene encoding transcription termination factor MTEF1, chloroplastic-like, whose amino-acid sequence is MKEAVPAHVVERFLTLHPRSIFQNPERLINAVNFVKNLGFETTDTMFVHVFRVIIQMSESTWKKKIEVMKSMGFSEDDILKTFKRFPQSLGYSEENIRKTLNFYFNTMKLEHQTIIVNPNLLGFSTEKRVRPRYHVLKVLESKKLIKGMKEFKHLVISEKNFREKYIDQFIDELPGLLEFYLGIKEGKSSVLDGEEELAILKGMLSVLREEKRRESPWLEGDF
- the LOC136223609 gene encoding transcription termination factor MTERF8, chloroplastic-like isoform X2, with product MANKVIRNVMFPHIRLRFLHSSGPPLPTAATSSPSFNVDFLINSCGLSLKSALSVSNKFQLNDKTPQNPQSVLQLLKSHHFSDSHVAQLIVKLPRVLSCRIHDNLKPKFEYLDKIGFEDSDDKLLVAVKRAPWLLSSNIKILLQPNVDALMKEGVPAHVVERFLTLHPRSMFQNPENLINAVNTLKNLGFETTDTMFIHAFRVMVQMSESTWKKKIEVMKSMGFSEEDILKTFKRFPQFLAYSEENIRKTLNFYFNTMKLELETIIVNPALLGYSIEKRVRPRYHVLKVLESKKLIKGIKEIVFIKIVENNFLEKYIDQFIDEVPSLLEFYLGMKEGKSLVLDLEEPISGIGVVKKSDSKRFVKRLKLDRLIRIVFDCLTPLLSQKCKLVFLNSVFVFCK
- the LOC136223609 gene encoding transcription termination factor MTERF8, chloroplastic-like isoform X1, coding for MANKVIRNVMFPHIRLRFLHSSGPPLPTAATSSPSFNVDFLINSCGLSLKSALSVSNKFQLNDKTPQNPQSVLQLLKSHHFSDSHVAQLIVKLPRVLSCRIHDNLKPKFEYLDKIGFEGELLPRIILSNPHILEMSLVSRIKPSVQFLRLFLDSDDKLLVAVKRAPWLLSSNIKILLQPNVDALMKEGVPAHVVERFLTLHPRSMFQNPENLINAVNTLKNLGFETTDTMFIHAFRVMVQMSESTWKKKIEVMKSMGFSEEDILKTFKRFPQFLAYSEENIRKTLNFYFNTMKLELETIIVNPALLGYSIEKRVRPRYHVLKVLESKKLIKGIKEIVFIKIVENNFLEKYIDQFIDEVPSLLEFYLGMKEGKSLVLDLEEPISGIGVVKKSDSKRFVKRLKLDRLIRIVFDCLTPLLSQKCKLVFLNSVFVFCK